In Haloarchaeobius litoreus, the following are encoded in one genomic region:
- a CDS encoding histidine kinase N-terminal 7TM domain-containing protein, translating to MILVSTFVAVESMTATHVAFVLVLVGSALLSGGLGVYALYVARENPANRRLLSLFSLLMFGAAIWSVGDAVQLLLVDLQSKVALEAALNIVTVIPPLAWLLFALSYAGRDRWLSRRTYAVLGVEPIVLTLVALTMGSHELLWSGSDPIMTMGSIPVLDRELGPVYVAHALYSYVIVLAGAYVLLFRARTQDTTFRGQAALLTVGALVPLLTNVAHLSGVGPDLNLTGSAFTVSGVAFWLAITRYRLLDVVPVARESVIEEMRDGYVVLDEANRVVDANPAAERLLSTSLSVGQPVADVLPDDADVLDDDGAGDELAEFVVGERADRRFVNATVSSVGRGDASRLLVLRDVTETREAEQRFQTLIENASDIVAVLDVDGTVRYQSPSTKQVLGYDPEELVGENAFEYIHPEDRDELATEFAKGVEENRTIDRVEYRIQHADGSWRVHESAARNLLDDPTVEGIVVNTRDVTERIERERELAATNERLDRFASVVSHDLRNPLNVAEGYVELLEDVIEDEQASDYLDEVSTSHDRMARIVDDVLALAREGGEITETMPIELESAARAAWSGVDTDSGTLSVVDSTTVDADRNQLARLLENLFRNSIEHGVVSAPSEADPAAPGTTDGGAGDASITVTVGILDDGNGFYVADDGQGLPSELRERAFEPGVTSRDDGTGLGLAIVADIAEAHDWTVELGDTDGGARFEFVTEN from the coding sequence ATGATACTAGTGTCGACGTTCGTCGCCGTCGAGAGCATGACAGCCACCCACGTGGCGTTCGTTCTGGTACTCGTCGGCTCCGCGTTGCTCTCCGGAGGGCTCGGGGTCTACGCCCTGTACGTGGCCCGCGAGAACCCCGCCAACCGGCGGTTGCTCTCGCTGTTCTCGCTGCTGATGTTCGGCGCAGCCATCTGGTCCGTCGGCGACGCCGTCCAGCTGCTGCTCGTCGACCTACAGTCGAAGGTCGCGCTGGAGGCCGCACTGAACATCGTCACCGTCATCCCACCGCTCGCGTGGCTGCTGTTCGCACTCAGCTACGCCGGTCGCGACCGGTGGCTGAGCCGCCGGACGTACGCCGTGCTGGGGGTGGAACCCATCGTGCTCACCCTGGTGGCGCTGACGATGGGGTCGCACGAACTGCTCTGGTCGGGGAGCGACCCGATCATGACCATGGGTTCGATCCCCGTACTCGACAGAGAGCTCGGCCCGGTGTACGTCGCTCACGCACTCTACTCGTACGTCATCGTGCTGGCCGGGGCCTACGTGCTCCTGTTCCGGGCCCGGACCCAGGACACCACGTTCCGCGGGCAGGCCGCGCTCCTGACCGTCGGTGCACTGGTGCCGTTGCTCACGAACGTCGCACACCTCTCCGGCGTCGGCCCCGACCTGAACCTGACCGGGTCGGCGTTCACCGTCTCCGGCGTCGCCTTCTGGCTGGCGATCACGCGATACCGGCTGCTCGACGTGGTGCCGGTCGCCCGCGAGTCCGTCATCGAAGAGATGCGCGACGGCTACGTCGTCCTCGACGAGGCGAACCGGGTCGTCGACGCAAACCCCGCCGCCGAGCGCCTGCTCTCGACGTCGCTGTCCGTCGGCCAGCCCGTCGCGGACGTGCTCCCGGACGATGCCGACGTGCTCGACGACGACGGTGCCGGGGACGAGCTCGCCGAGTTCGTCGTCGGCGAGCGGGCCGACCGACGGTTCGTGAACGCGACGGTCTCCTCGGTCGGCCGTGGCGACGCGAGCCGGCTGCTCGTCCTCCGCGACGTGACCGAGACGCGCGAGGCCGAACAGCGCTTCCAGACGCTCATCGAGAACGCCTCCGACATCGTCGCCGTGCTCGACGTCGACGGCACCGTCCGGTACCAGAGCCCGTCGACGAAGCAGGTGCTCGGCTACGACCCGGAGGAGCTGGTCGGGGAGAACGCGTTCGAGTACATCCACCCCGAGGACCGGGACGAACTCGCCACGGAGTTCGCGAAGGGTGTCGAGGAGAACCGGACCATCGACCGCGTCGAGTACCGCATCCAGCACGCCGACGGCTCCTGGCGCGTCCACGAGTCGGCCGCCCGGAACCTCCTCGACGACCCGACCGTCGAGGGCATCGTCGTCAACACCCGCGACGTGACCGAACGCATCGAGCGCGAACGGGAGCTGGCGGCGACCAACGAGCGCCTCGACCGGTTCGCGAGCGTCGTCAGCCACGACCTCCGCAACCCGCTGAACGTCGCCGAGGGCTACGTCGAACTCCTGGAGGACGTCATCGAGGACGAGCAAGCCAGCGACTATCTCGACGAGGTCTCGACGAGCCACGACCGCATGGCCCGTATCGTCGACGACGTGCTCGCGCTCGCACGGGAGGGTGGCGAGATAACCGAGACGATGCCGATCGAGCTCGAGTCAGCCGCCCGGGCCGCCTGGTCGGGTGTCGACACCGACAGCGGGACCCTCTCCGTAGTCGATTCGACGACCGTCGACGCCGACCGGAACCAGCTCGCACGACTCCTCGAGAACCTCTTCCGCAACTCCATCGAACACGGCGTCGTGAGCGCCCCGTCGGAGGCCGACCCCGCCGCTCCGGGAACGACAGACGGCGGTGCAGGCGACGCCTCCATCACCGTAACTGTGGGCATACTCGACGACGGGAACGGCTTCTACGTCGCCGACGACGGCCAGGGCCTCCCGTCGGAGCTCAGGGAGCGTGCCTTCGAGCCGGGCGTCACCTCACGCGACGACGGGACGGGCCTCGGGCTGGCCATCGTCGCCGACATCGCCGAGGCCCACGACTGGACGGTCGAACTCGGCGACACCGACGGCGGCGCTCGCTTCGAGTTCGTCACCGAAAACTGA
- the sucD gene encoding succinate--CoA ligase subunit alpha, with the protein MSVLVDDDTRVVVQGITGGEGKFHAGQMIEYGTNVVAGAVPGKGGQEVHGVPVYDTVDQAAREEDADASVVFVPPAFAADAIFEALDSPVDLAVAITEGIPTQDMARVNKRLSEVDTRLIGPNCPGIITPGEAKLGILPGNIFEAGNVGLVSRSGTLTYQVVSNLTERGIGQTTAIGIGGDPIIGTDFVDSLRLFEDDPDTDAIVMCGEIGGEDEEEAAAFIDDYVDTPVAGFIAGRTAPPGKRMGHAGAIVSGSGSGTAQSKIDALNDAGVSVGDTPEEVADHIESFL; encoded by the coding sequence ATGAGCGTACTAGTCGACGACGACACCAGAGTCGTGGTACAGGGCATCACCGGCGGCGAGGGCAAGTTCCACGCCGGCCAGATGATCGAGTACGGGACCAACGTGGTCGCCGGCGCGGTCCCCGGCAAGGGCGGCCAGGAGGTCCACGGCGTCCCGGTCTACGACACCGTCGACCAGGCGGCGCGCGAGGAGGACGCCGACGCGTCCGTCGTGTTCGTCCCGCCGGCGTTCGCGGCCGACGCCATCTTCGAGGCGCTCGACTCGCCGGTCGACCTCGCGGTCGCCATCACTGAGGGCATCCCGACGCAGGACATGGCCCGCGTGAACAAGCGCCTCTCCGAGGTCGACACGCGCCTCATCGGCCCGAACTGTCCGGGCATCATCACGCCGGGCGAGGCCAAGCTCGGCATCCTGCCGGGCAACATCTTCGAGGCCGGCAACGTCGGGCTCGTCTCCCGCTCCGGCACGCTCACGTACCAGGTCGTCTCGAACCTCACCGAGCGCGGCATCGGCCAGACCACGGCCATCGGCATCGGCGGCGACCCCATCATCGGGACGGACTTCGTCGACTCGCTGCGCCTGTTCGAGGACGACCCCGACACCGACGCCATCGTCATGTGCGGTGAGATCGGTGGCGAGGACGAGGAGGAGGCCGCCGCGTTCATCGACGACTACGTCGACACGCCGGTCGCCGGCTTCATCGCGGGCCGCACCGCCCCGCCGGGCAAGCGCATGGGCCACGCGGGCGCGATCGTCTCCGGCTCCGGTTCCGGCACCGCACAGTCGAAGATAGACGCGCTGAACGACGCGGGCGTCTCCGTCGGCGACACCCCCGAGGAGGTCGCCGACCACATCGAGAGCTTCCTGTAA
- a CDS encoding signal peptidase I, which translates to MTPELTRGGVLRAIALLLVVALVVPFVVFAVPQVAGGDASFVVVSGSMEPAISVGDAVVVAEVSGENVRVGDVITYVTADRAAPTTHRVIEIRETAAGPEFVTQGDNNEDPDASTVTPDRLVGRVILTIPFIGYVVEFVGTTAGFALLVAAPIVLLVLTELRAFLKRAREENDESGGGSTTDGVATVAASEADDEPAGWSIGVQDLTITMAVVGIAAVYSGVMAYLVYDGSVTYLRLLQLSASAFAAFAVGFAVLLGMRLFVAPTGDTPVAADGGVLRGSLDEATRSLPTVTVASVDELRAMATGAGRWLVHDETDDRLSYSDGTMLYVCDAPTDGVDETAIVADGSVSDEATSDEATDADDPVFGEADDSALGERDEESEWTVVDDAVDTEEAAWAALFGDAFDAEGQEFTFPARDARPDGGEADDQ; encoded by the coding sequence ATGACGCCCGAGCTGACCCGCGGTGGGGTGCTCCGGGCCATTGCGCTGCTCCTCGTGGTTGCGCTGGTCGTCCCGTTCGTCGTCTTCGCCGTCCCGCAGGTCGCGGGCGGTGACGCGAGCTTCGTGGTGGTCTCCGGCAGCATGGAGCCCGCCATCTCCGTCGGCGACGCGGTCGTCGTCGCGGAGGTCTCCGGCGAGAACGTGCGCGTCGGCGACGTCATCACGTACGTCACGGCGGACCGCGCCGCCCCGACGACCCACCGGGTCATCGAGATCCGCGAGACGGCGGCCGGACCCGAGTTCGTCACACAGGGTGACAACAACGAGGACCCCGACGCGAGCACCGTCACGCCCGACCGGCTGGTCGGCCGCGTGATACTCACCATCCCGTTCATCGGCTACGTGGTCGAGTTCGTCGGGACGACGGCCGGTTTCGCGCTGCTCGTCGCGGCACCCATCGTGCTGCTCGTCCTCACCGAGCTCCGGGCGTTCCTCAAGCGCGCCCGCGAGGAGAACGACGAGTCCGGCGGCGGGTCGACGACCGATGGCGTGGCCACCGTGGCCGCGTCGGAGGCCGACGACGAGCCCGCCGGCTGGAGCATCGGCGTCCAGGACCTGACCATCACGATGGCGGTCGTCGGCATCGCAGCCGTCTACTCCGGTGTGATGGCCTACCTCGTCTACGACGGGTCTGTCACCTACCTGCGGCTGCTCCAGCTGAGCGCCTCCGCGTTCGCGGCGTTCGCCGTCGGGTTCGCGGTACTGCTCGGGATGCGGCTGTTCGTCGCGCCGACGGGCGACACCCCGGTCGCCGCCGACGGTGGCGTGCTCCGTGGCTCGCTCGACGAAGCGACCCGCTCGCTGCCCACGGTCACCGTGGCCAGCGTGGACGAGCTCCGCGCCATGGCCACCGGGGCCGGGCGCTGGCTCGTCCACGACGAGACGGACGACCGGCTCAGCTACTCGGACGGCACGATGCTGTACGTCTGTGACGCGCCGACCGACGGCGTCGACGAGACGGCCATCGTCGCGGACGGGTCCGTGAGCGACGAGGCCACCAGCGACGAGGCCACCGACGCCGACGATCCGGTGTTCGGCGAGGCGGACGACTCCGCCCTCGGCGAGCGCGACGAGGAGAGCGAGTGGACCGTCGTCGACGACGCCGTCGACACCGAGGAGGCCGCGTGGGCGGCGCTGTTCGGCGACGCGTTCGACGCCGAGGGACAGGAGTTCACGTTCCCGGCTCGCGACGCCCGGCCCGACGGAGGTGAGGCCGATGACCAGTAG
- a CDS encoding cupin domain-containing protein, whose translation MERCSVDDRPATVTEGGALRRSLSDALGIDGLSLNRYRVPGGERLSLSRHAHTAQEEVFVVLAGEATFETRAGEVTVGEREAIRFGPGEFQCGRNDADEDLAVLAVGAPRDAGETLISWTPELGDVACPDCGYDAMRVEATDGGAVLVCPECDTGWDPD comes from the coding sequence ATGGAACGGTGCTCGGTCGACGACCGCCCCGCGACGGTGACGGAGGGCGGGGCGCTCCGACGGTCGCTCTCCGACGCGCTCGGCATCGACGGGCTCTCGCTGAACCGGTATCGCGTCCCGGGCGGCGAGCGCCTGAGCCTGTCACGGCACGCCCACACCGCACAGGAGGAGGTGTTCGTCGTCCTCGCAGGTGAGGCGACGTTCGAGACGCGCGCCGGCGAGGTGACCGTCGGGGAGCGCGAGGCGATCCGGTTCGGCCCCGGCGAGTTCCAGTGCGGGCGCAACGACGCCGACGAGGATCTCGCTGTCCTCGCAGTCGGCGCGCCCAGAGACGCCGGCGAGACGCTCATCTCCTGGACGCCCGAACTCGGTGACGTGGCCTGTCCGGACTGTGGGTACGACGCGATGCGGGTCGAAGCGACCGACGGCGGCGCAGTGCTCGTCTGCCCCGAGTGCGACACCGGGTGGGACCCGGACTGA
- the sucC gene encoding ADP-forming succinate--CoA ligase subunit beta, protein MKLHEYQAKQVFADAGIPTPSSTLADTVDDAVAAAEEIGYPVAIKAQVQVGGRGKAGGIKLVDDADEAREAADAILGMDLKGIHVDRVLVEEAVDFVNELYVGVTMDRGEGKPVAMVSTRGGVNIEEVAEEDPDAIVREHVDPSFGMHPYQARRAVYEAGVERDVARDVASVLQTLYTLWDDRDGADAEINPLMVTSDREVVAADAVMNIDEDALFRQPELAEMEDDAAGGDDLEAKADEYGFDYVRLEGNVGIIGNGAGLVMTTLDLVDHYGGEPANFLDIGGGAKAERVTNALDMVFSDENVDSVVFNIFGGITRGDEVARGINEALEGFDEIPKPVVVRLAGTNWEEGMEILNKDLVTVEQTLEDAVQRAVANAEEVDQ, encoded by the coding sequence ATGAAACTGCACGAGTACCAGGCGAAGCAGGTCTTCGCCGACGCCGGTATCCCGACGCCGTCGTCGACACTCGCGGACACCGTCGACGACGCCGTCGCGGCGGCCGAGGAGATCGGCTACCCGGTCGCGATCAAGGCGCAGGTACAGGTGGGCGGACGTGGGAAGGCGGGGGGCATCAAGCTCGTCGACGACGCCGACGAGGCCCGCGAGGCCGCAGACGCCATCCTCGGGATGGACCTCAAGGGCATCCACGTCGACCGCGTCCTCGTCGAGGAGGCCGTCGACTTCGTGAACGAGCTGTACGTCGGGGTCACGATGGACCGCGGCGAGGGCAAGCCCGTCGCGATGGTCTCGACGCGCGGCGGCGTCAACATCGAGGAGGTCGCCGAGGAGGACCCCGACGCCATCGTGCGCGAGCACGTCGACCCCTCGTTCGGGATGCACCCGTACCAGGCCCGCCGGGCCGTCTACGAGGCGGGCGTCGAGCGAGACGTCGCCCGTGACGTCGCGAGCGTCCTCCAGACGCTGTACACGCTCTGGGACGACAGGGACGGCGCGGACGCCGAGATCAACCCGCTGATGGTCACGAGCGACCGCGAGGTCGTCGCGGCCGACGCGGTCATGAACATCGACGAGGACGCGCTGTTCCGCCAGCCCGAACTCGCCGAGATGGAGGATGACGCCGCGGGCGGCGACGACCTCGAAGCCAAGGCCGACGAGTACGGCTTCGACTACGTCCGTCTCGAGGGCAACGTCGGTATCATCGGCAACGGTGCCGGCCTCGTCATGACGACCCTCGACCTCGTCGACCACTACGGCGGCGAGCCCGCCAACTTCCTCGACATCGGTGGTGGCGCGAAGGCGGAACGCGTCACGAACGCACTGGACATGGTGTTCTCCGACGAGAACGTCGATTCGGTCGTCTTCAACATCTTCGGCGGCATCACCCGCGGCGACGAGGTCGCCCGCGGCATCAACGAGGCCCTGGAAGGCTTCGACGAGATACCCAAACCCGTCGTCGTCCGCCTCGCGGGCACGAACTGGGAGGAGGGCATGGAGATTCTGAACAAGGACCTCGTCACGGTCGAACAGACCCTGGAGGACGCGGTCCAGCGTGCGGTCGCGAACGCGGAGGAGGTGGACCAATGA